One Luteibacter aegosomaticola genomic window carries:
- the ppa gene encoding inorganic diphosphatase, whose product MGLHLVPAGKNVPDEINVIIEIPKDAEPVKYEVDKDSGAIFVDRILSTPMRYPCNYGYVPGTLGGDGDPLDALVILPLSLVPGSVIRCHPVGMLKMSDEAGADEKLVVVPVEKVFAGYGHIRDIKQVSGHWLERIGHFFEHYKDLEKGKWVKVDGWVGADEAKSEIIAGIERYKASK is encoded by the coding sequence ATGGGCCTGCACCTCGTCCCCGCCGGCAAGAATGTGCCGGACGAAATCAACGTCATCATCGAAATCCCCAAGGACGCCGAGCCGGTCAAGTACGAAGTGGACAAGGACAGCGGCGCGATCTTCGTCGACCGCATCCTCTCCACCCCGATGCGCTACCCGTGCAACTACGGCTACGTGCCGGGCACCCTGGGTGGCGACGGCGATCCGCTCGACGCCCTGGTGATCCTGCCCCTGTCGCTGGTGCCGGGCTCGGTCATCCGCTGCCACCCGGTCGGCATGCTCAAGATGTCGGACGAAGCCGGCGCCGATGAGAAGCTGGTCGTGGTCCCGGTCGAGAAGGTGTTCGCTGGCTACGGCCACATCCGCGATATCAAGCAGGTGTCGGGCCACTGGCTCGAGCGCATCGGCCACTTCTTCGAGCACTACAAGGATCTCGAGAAGGGCAAGTGGGTCAAGGTCGATGGCTGGGTCGGCGCCGACGAGGCGAAGTCTGAAATCATCGCCG
- a CDS encoding prolyl oligopeptidase family serine peptidase has translation MHRRWIALAIALTFSGMTQANEPTKTPAAPAAQAAGDDENLWLDDIDGAKPLAWVKDENAKTVAKYAESQEFKTLDARILEMLDSDAKIPMVNKIGDHFYNLWRDKANPKGLWRRTTLAEYRKDKPAWETVIDLDALSAAEKENWVWHGVSCLKPDDRLCLVSLSRGGADADVIREFDLQTKTFVKDGFSLPEAKSQVAWIDKDHLFVATDFGAGSMTDSSYPRIVKEWKRGTPLASATTVYEGKKTDMSISAYRDLTPGFEREFVQRALEFYSSETFVRGKDGKLTKIDVPNDAETDVEREWLLIEPRTDWKVGGTTYPSGSLLVTKFDDYMAGKRDITVLFAPDAHTSLASHSWTKNHLILNLMRDVVSQIQVLTPAANGPWKSESLGGAPALSTMAASGIDADEGDDYFLTVSGFLQPTTLYHGVLGKEGQEALKHTPTFFDASKFVVTQHFATSKDGTKVPYFEIAPKAMKADGNNPTLVYGYGGFEISLQPAYLAGPGRSWLEKGGVYVIANIRGGGEYGPRWHQAALKANRPRAYEDFAAVSQDLIDRKITTPKHMGMMGGSNGGLLAGNMLTKYPQLYGAVVSQVALLDMKRYPHMSAGASWMAEYGDPDKPAEWKYIQTFSPYHNLHKGTHYPAVLFTTSTRDDRVGPVHARKMAARMQAMGFDASFYENIEGGHGAAADNKQAAFMSALAYIYLWDHLK, from the coding sequence ATGCACAGACGCTGGATTGCGCTGGCCATCGCCCTTACCTTCAGTGGCATGACCCAGGCTAACGAACCGACCAAGACCCCCGCCGCCCCGGCCGCCCAGGCCGCTGGCGATGACGAAAACCTCTGGCTTGATGACATCGACGGCGCGAAGCCGCTCGCATGGGTGAAGGACGAAAACGCGAAGACGGTGGCGAAGTACGCCGAATCGCAGGAGTTCAAGACCCTGGACGCCCGCATCCTCGAGATGCTGGATTCCGATGCGAAGATCCCGATGGTCAACAAGATTGGGGATCACTTCTACAACCTGTGGCGCGACAAGGCGAACCCGAAGGGTCTCTGGCGCCGCACCACGCTGGCTGAGTACCGCAAGGACAAGCCCGCCTGGGAAACCGTGATCGATCTCGACGCCCTCTCCGCGGCCGAGAAGGAAAACTGGGTGTGGCACGGCGTCAGCTGCCTGAAGCCCGACGATCGCCTGTGCCTGGTCTCGCTGTCGCGCGGCGGCGCCGATGCCGACGTGATCCGCGAATTCGATCTGCAGACGAAGACGTTCGTCAAAGACGGCTTCAGCCTGCCGGAAGCCAAGAGCCAGGTCGCCTGGATCGATAAGGATCATCTCTTCGTCGCCACCGATTTCGGCGCCGGCTCGATGACCGATTCGAGCTACCCGCGCATCGTGAAGGAATGGAAGCGCGGCACGCCGCTCGCCTCCGCCACCACGGTGTACGAAGGCAAGAAGACCGACATGTCGATCTCCGCCTACCGCGACCTCACGCCCGGCTTCGAGCGCGAGTTCGTGCAGCGTGCGCTGGAGTTCTACAGCAGCGAAACCTTCGTCCGCGGCAAGGACGGCAAGCTCACCAAGATCGATGTCCCGAACGATGCCGAGACCGATGTCGAGCGCGAGTGGCTGCTGATCGAACCGCGCACCGACTGGAAGGTGGGCGGCACCACGTACCCCTCGGGTTCGCTGCTGGTCACGAAGTTTGACGACTACATGGCGGGCAAGCGCGACATCACCGTGCTGTTCGCACCGGATGCGCACACCTCGCTCGCCAGCCATTCGTGGACGAAGAACCACCTCATCCTGAATCTCATGCGCGACGTGGTGAGCCAGATCCAGGTGCTCACGCCCGCCGCGAACGGCCCGTGGAAGAGCGAATCGCTCGGCGGCGCACCGGCGCTTTCGACCATGGCCGCCAGTGGCATCGATGCCGATGAGGGCGATGACTACTTCCTCACTGTCTCTGGCTTCCTCCAGCCGACCACGCTGTACCACGGCGTGCTGGGCAAGGAAGGCCAGGAAGCGCTGAAGCACACGCCTACCTTCTTCGATGCCTCGAAGTTCGTGGTGACCCAGCACTTCGCCACCTCGAAGGATGGCACCAAGGTGCCGTACTTCGAGATCGCCCCGAAGGCCATGAAGGCCGATGGCAACAACCCCACCCTGGTCTACGGTTACGGCGGCTTCGAGATTTCGCTGCAGCCGGCGTACCTGGCAGGGCCGGGCCGCTCGTGGCTGGAGAAGGGCGGCGTCTACGTCATCGCCAATATCCGCGGCGGCGGCGAGTACGGCCCGCGCTGGCACCAGGCGGCGCTGAAGGCCAACCGCCCGCGCGCCTACGAGGATTTCGCGGCGGTCTCGCAGGACCTGATCGATCGCAAGATCACCACCCCGAAGCACATGGGCATGATGGGCGGCAGCAACGGCGGCCTGCTGGCCGGCAACATGCTGACCAAGTACCCCCAGCTCTACGGGGCGGTGGTGAGTCAGGTGGCCCTGCTGGACATGAAGCGCTACCCGCACATGTCGGCCGGCGCCTCGTGGATGGCTGAGTACGGCGACCCGGACAAGCCGGCGGAGTGGAAGTACATCCAGACCTTCTCCCCGTACCACAACCTGCACAAGGGCACCCACTACCCGGCCGTGCTGTTCACCACTTCCACCCGGGATGACCGCGTGGGCCCGGTGCACGCCCGCAAGATGGCCGCCCGCATGCAGGCCATGGGCTTCGATGCCAGCTTCTACGAGAACATCGAAGGCGGCCACGGCGCCGCGGCGGACAACAAGCAGGCCGCCTTCATGAGCGCCCTGGCCTATATCTACCTGTGGGACCACCTGAAATAA